GATCGATACGAGCATGGTCCACATGACGCCAGACAACAACCAGTCCAGATATGTCATGCCACCGGATGGCGCCTGTTCGAGAAAGACTTTCCAATCCATGTCGCGCTCCCCTGATGGTTGAGGGTGTCAGTCAATCAACCGGATGGTAACGAAATTTATTTTGTTCTTATGCGTGCGGCAAAACGCGCCGGACTGCGGTTTCGTGTAGAACTTGTACGGTGGGCAAAGCGCAGCGTGCCCAAGCGAATGACAGACGGTGGACATGCTGCGCTTTGCCCACCATACATCACGTAAATGCCTACAAAAAAGGAGAATCGATCTCTCGATTCCCCTTCGCTTTGTATCGCTAACTTATTCCGGCAGGGCTTGCAGCTGGAAACCAGCCTTCAGCAGCGGGCTCATCGGCATGCCGATAGATTCGCCTGAAGGCAGTTTGCCGATGAACCACTTGTCGTAGATCTTGTTGATGTCGCCCGTCGCCATCAGTTTGGCAAGCGCGCGATTGACCACGACACCAAAATCAGCATCGCCCTTGCGATACATCATGCCGTATGGGTCGTAGGACAGGTAATCGCCAACGACTTCAAAATCCTTTGGCTTCTTGGATTTCGCCACCAGGCCATAGAGCAGCACATCGTCCATCGCGAATGCCACCGCGCGGCCGGACTCTACAGTCAGGAACGATTCAGCGTGGTCCTTGGCGTTCAGGAACTTGATATTCAGGTTTTCCTTGTCGGAAAGCGCCTTGATGGTGCGTTCGTTGGTGGTGCCCTGTGTGACGACCACGGTCTTGTTCTTCAGGTCCTTGTAGGACTTGATTTTGGAGGATTTCTTCGCCACCAGTTTGGTGCCAGTCACGAAGGTGACGGGTGCGAAGGAAACCTGCTTTTGGCGTGTCAGGGTATTGGTCGTGGAACCACATTCGAGATCCACCGTACCGTTGGACATCAGCGGAATACGGGTTTGCGAGGTAACCGGGTTGTACTTGACGGTGAGCGTCGGCAGTGCCAGTTCCTTCTTTACTTCTTCGACGATTGCCGCGCAAAGATCCATCGAATAGCCGATTGGCTGTTGCTTGTCATCGTAGTAGGAGAAAGGAATCGATGCATCGCGATGGCCGATGGTGATGGCGCCGCTATCCTTGATTTTCTTCAGCGTGCCGGTAAGTTCTTGCGCTGTTGCCGGGACCGCCAACAGGGCTGAGGCCAGCAATCCGGCGCTCAGCGTGGAAAGGGTGGAAAACTTCATGGGTGGTGCTCCTCGTGTATTTATGATGAGAATATTGCTGGAATTGCCGATGCTGCGTAGCCCTGAAATCCAACAGGCAGATATTACGCTTTTTTCAAGCTCGGGTTTGCGCCGAGGTTATCAAGCAAACCGGATGCCAGCCGTTCCTGCCGGACTAAATCAGCAACGCGGCCGCGACAATGCGGCCCTCGCTCGTGAGCACATTGTAGGTGCGGCAGGCGGCCGGGGTATCCATGACGTCAAAGCCGATTCGCGCCTGGGAAAAAGCCGCCATGATGCGCGGGTGCGGAAAACGAAAGGACTCCCCGGAGCCGAAAAGCACCAACTCGGGTTTAAGCTCCAGCAAGACGGCGAAATCGGCGATGTCCATCGCAGACGGATCGGACACGGCCCAAGGCGAGATGATTTTGTCGGGCATGACGATCGCAGCGGTTTCCAGGCGCGTGCTGTTGACCATGACAAAGCCGGGACCATGACCAGAAATCGAGTTCTGGCCATCGAAGGAATTGAGGTGGAGTTTCATGGCGAGTGGAAAGGGAGCGTCGTGATGGCTTGATGGTTTTAGCGGCGTAGTATGAAAACCGCATTGTGCTCGGATAGAATGGACATATTGCGGCGCACAAACATGGTGCATGCCAGTCAGTGCCGCGCCGATAATTATAGCCAGTCCATCTCACCAGACCGATTTCATGACTCACGAATTTTCCCGCATCAAGCGTCTGCCGCCCTACGTTTTCAATATCACCGCCGAACTGAAGATGGCGGCACGTCATCGTGGCGAGGACATCATCGACATGTCGATGGGCAACCCCGACGGCGCCACGCCACAGCACATCGTCGACAAGCTGGTCGAAGCGTCCAAGCGGCCCAATACGCACGGCTACTCTGTCTCTAAGGGAATTCCGCGTTTGCGCAAGGCGATTGCCGACTGGTACAAGCGGCGTTATGACGTCGATCTGGATCCGGAAACGGAAGCAATCGTTACCATCGGCTCCAAGGAGGGCCTTGCCCACCTGATGCTGGCCACGCTGGATAGCGGCGACATGGTGCTGGTACCAAACCCCAGCTACCCGATTCACATTTATGGTGCCGTCATTGCCGGCGCGCAAATCAAGCACGTGCAAATGACCGAGGGCGTCGATTTTGTCGCGGAGGCCGAAAAGGCGATCCTCGAGTCCGATCCGAAACCGAAGATGCTGATCCTCGGATTTCCGTCAAACCCGACGGCAATGTGCGTCGAGCTGGATTTTTTTGCGCGTATCGTGGCATTGGCAAAGGCCAACAATTTGCTGGTGGTGCACGACCTGGCCTACGCCGATATCACCTATGACGGCTGGAAAGCCCCGTCGATCATGCAGGTGCCGGGTGCGCGTGACGTGGCGGTCGAATTCTTCACCTTGTCAAAGTCGTACAACATGGCCGGCTGGCGGGTCGGGTTCATGGTCGGTAACAAGAAGCTGGTCGCCGCGCTGACGCGCATGAAGGGCTACCACGACTACGGCACCTTCACGCCCATCCAGGTGGCAAGCATCGCCGCCCTCGACGGCCCGCAGGAGTGCGTGAAAGAAATTGTCGCGGAATATCAGACTCGGCGCGACGTGCTGCACAAGGGATTGGCGGAAGCCGGCTGGGTGACCACCAAGCCCAAGGCAACCATGTACATCTGGGCAAAAATTCCCGAGCCATACCGGAAGATGGGCTCGCTGGAATTCGCGAAAAAACTTCTGATTGAGGCCAAGGTCTGTGTGTCCCCGGGCGTGGGTTTTGGCGAGCTGGGTGACGATCATGTACGGTTCGCGTTGATCGAAAACGCGGAGAGAACCAGGCAAGCCGTGAGGGGCATCAAGGAAATGTTTCGCAAGGATGGGTTTATCAAGGACGTTCCTCAAAAATAAACTGCCTCACCAACGCAGTCACCCTTTGCATTGCTCGGGATGACATTGCAGATACCATGAAAATCATTCCCATCACCAATGCCATCGGCGAAATCATCGAGCGCGAATGGCTCATCCAGGCCGAGGCCGTCCACCGGCAACTTCGACCACATTTGCCATTGGATTACGCCGGACGCATGAAAGCGGTCTTCGCCAGCGGCGCGGAAATGTCGGTATGCGTCCGCGATGGCAAAGTGCGCGGCCTCACGGTGTTCCGCATTCAGGAAAAAACCTTCAGCGGCCGCGAGATGTACTGCGATGATCTGGTCACCGACGAAGCCGAACGGTCTACTGGTGTCGGCCATGTTTTGATGCAGCACATGGAAAGCATCGCCGCGCAGCGCGGCTGCGATTGCCTCGCGCTGGATTCCGGCTGTCAGCGCCAGCAGGCACACAAATTTTACTTTCGCGAAGGCATGACCATTCCTTCGTTTCATTTTTCCAAACCCATTCAGAAATCCGCAACATGAAACCGATCAACGTAGGACTGCTGGGACTCGGTACCGTCGGGTCCGGCACCATTGAAGTATTGAAACGTAATCGTGAGGAAATTTCCCGTCGCGCCGGACGCGAAATTCGCGTCACGCATGCTACCGCGCGCGATCTCAACAAGCCCCGCGATTTTTCACTCGAGGGAATTGAGTTGTTGCCCGATGGTGATGCGCTGGTCAGCCATCCCGATATCGACATCGTTTGTGAATTAATCGGTGGCGACACCACCACCAAAGAACTGGTGCTGAAGGCGATCGCCAATGGCAAGCATGTGGTGACAGCCAACAAGGCGCTGCTCGCCAAACATGGCACCGAAATCTTCGCCGCTGCGCTGAAAAACCGGGTGATGGTGGCCTTTGAGGCCGCCGTCGCGGGTGGTGTACCGATCATCAAGGCGCTGCGCGAGGGGTTGACGGCGAACCGCATCGAGTGGATCGCCGGGATCATCAACGGCACCTCCAATTTCATCCTGTCGGAAATGCGTTCGCGCGGTGCGAGTTTCGAGGCGGTACTGAAAGAAGCGCAAGACAAGGGTTATGCCGAAGCCGATCCCACATTTGATATCGAAGGTATCGACGCCGCGCACAAGCTCACCATCCTGTCGGCCATCGCGTTCGGCATTCCGGTGCAGTTCGACAAAGCCTATACCGAAGGCATCTCTCAACTCACCGACAAGGACATCAAGTACGCCGAACAACTGGGCTACCGCATCAAACTCCTTGGCATCACCCGCCGGGCAAACGAGGGCATCGAGCTGCGGGTGCATCCGACGCTGATTCCGTCGAAGCGGCTGATCGCGAACGTGGAGGGCGTGATGAATGCCATCCTTGTCAAAGGCGATGCGGTTGGCGCAACGCTGTACTACGGGCGCGGCGCCGGGTCGGAAGCCACCGCCAGCGCGGTGGTCGCCGATCTCGTTGATGTAACGCGTATGCTGACCTCCGACCCGGAACACCGCGTGCCGCATCTCGCGTTCCAGCCCGATCAATTGCACGACACGCCGATACTGAAAATGGAACAGGTCGTGACCGGCTGCTACCTGCGATTGCGTGCGTACGACAAGCCCGGCGTGATGGCCGATGTCACACGCATTCTGGCCGACGGCTCCATATCGATAACCGCCATGCTGCAAAAGGAAGCGGAAGAGGGCGAAGATGTCGTGGACGTGATCATCCTCACCCACCCGTCACTGGAGAAAAATGTCAATGCAGCGATCGCACGCATTGAAGCGCTGCCAACCATTGCCGGCAAGGTCGTGCGGATTCGCATGGAAGAACTGAGCTGACATGCGCCTCAACCAGGTCACTGTCACGGTGACGGACATCGAATCGGCGTCCGCGTTCTATCGCACGCTCGGGCTCAAGACGATTGTGAAAAGCCCGCATTACGCCCGCTTCGAATGCCCGCAGGGAGAAAGCACGTTCTCGATCCACCTGGGCGAGGTGTCAGCGGTGGCATCAACCGTGGTGTACTTCGAGAACGAACAACTCGATGCGGTGGTCAAAAAACTGAAATCCGAGGGGATTACATTTGATTCCGAGCCCGCCGACCAGCGCTGGCTTTGGCGCGAGGCGCGATTGCGTGATCCCAGCGGCAATCCGATTTGCCTGTTCCATGCCGGTGACAACCGGCTCAATCCTCCATGGCGTTTGC
This is a stretch of genomic DNA from Betaproteobacteria bacterium. It encodes these proteins:
- a CDS encoding amino acid ABC transporter substrate-binding protein, encoding MKFSTLSTLSAGLLASALLAVPATAQELTGTLKKIKDSGAITIGHRDASIPFSYYDDKQQPIGYSMDLCAAIVEEVKKELALPTLTVKYNPVTSQTRIPLMSNGTVDLECGSTTNTLTRQKQVSFAPVTFVTGTKLVAKKSSKIKSYKDLKNKTVVVTQGTTNERTIKALSDKENLNIKFLNAKDHAESFLTVESGRAVAFAMDDVLLYGLVAKSKKPKDFEVVGDYLSYDPYGMMYRKGDADFGVVVNRALAKLMATGDINKIYDKWFIGKLPSGESIGMPMSPLLKAGFQLQALPE
- a CDS encoding Mth938-like domain-containing protein; translation: MKLHLNSFDGQNSISGHGPGFVMVNSTRLETAAIVMPDKIISPWAVSDPSAMDIADFAVLLELKPELVLFGSGESFRFPHPRIMAAFSQARIGFDVMDTPAACRTYNVLTSEGRIVAAALLI
- the alaC gene encoding alanine transaminase, with amino-acid sequence MTHEFSRIKRLPPYVFNITAELKMAARHRGEDIIDMSMGNPDGATPQHIVDKLVEASKRPNTHGYSVSKGIPRLRKAIADWYKRRYDVDLDPETEAIVTIGSKEGLAHLMLATLDSGDMVLVPNPSYPIHIYGAVIAGAQIKHVQMTEGVDFVAEAEKAILESDPKPKMLILGFPSNPTAMCVELDFFARIVALAKANNLLVVHDLAYADITYDGWKAPSIMQVPGARDVAVEFFTLSKSYNMAGWRVGFMVGNKKLVAALTRMKGYHDYGTFTPIQVASIAALDGPQECVKEIVAEYQTRRDVLHKGLAEAGWVTTKPKATMYIWAKIPEPYRKMGSLEFAKKLLIEAKVCVSPGVGFGELGDDHVRFALIENAERTRQAVRGIKEMFRKDGFIKDVPQK
- a CDS encoding GNAT family N-acetyltransferase, whose amino-acid sequence is MKIIPITNAIGEIIEREWLIQAEAVHRQLRPHLPLDYAGRMKAVFASGAEMSVCVRDGKVRGLTVFRIQEKTFSGREMYCDDLVTDEAERSTGVGHVLMQHMESIAAQRGCDCLALDSGCQRQQAHKFYFREGMTIPSFHFSKPIQKSAT
- a CDS encoding homoserine dehydrogenase, whose translation is MKPINVGLLGLGTVGSGTIEVLKRNREEISRRAGREIRVTHATARDLNKPRDFSLEGIELLPDGDALVSHPDIDIVCELIGGDTTTKELVLKAIANGKHVVTANKALLAKHGTEIFAAALKNRVMVAFEAAVAGGVPIIKALREGLTANRIEWIAGIINGTSNFILSEMRSRGASFEAVLKEAQDKGYAEADPTFDIEGIDAAHKLTILSAIAFGIPVQFDKAYTEGISQLTDKDIKYAEQLGYRIKLLGITRRANEGIELRVHPTLIPSKRLIANVEGVMNAILVKGDAVGATLYYGRGAGSEATASAVVADLVDVTRMLTSDPEHRVPHLAFQPDQLHDTPILKMEQVVTGCYLRLRAYDKPGVMADVTRILADGSISITAMLQKEAEEGEDVVDVIILTHPSLEKNVNAAIARIEALPTIAGKVVRIRMEELS
- a CDS encoding VOC family protein, with protein sequence MRLNQVTVTVTDIESASAFYRTLGLKTIVKSPHYARFECPQGESTFSIHLGEVSAVASTVVYFENEQLDAVVKKLKSEGITFDSEPADQRWLWREARLRDPSGNPICLFHAGDNRLNPPWRLPEVVS